The nucleotide window TTTTTCGACCTGTCCACTGCTTCTTCGGGAAAACCGTGCATGGTGCCTGTCCGTGATTTTACTTCCACGAACACATAGAGTTCATTTAATTTAGCAACAATATCAATTTCATCTTTATCGTACGTCCAGTTACGGTGTAAAATCTGATAACCCTTTTTTACCAAAAATTTTACAGCTTCTTCTTCTCCTTTCCTGCCGGTTTCTAAATGCGTACTCAATTTTTCAGATACTGTGAAATTTTTTGTAAGGATATTTCCCTGTCGGCATTCATCTGTTGCCGCAACTCATTGAGGTTGTTGAATTTAAGTTCATCTCTCAGCCTTTCCAGAAAATATACCGTGATGTTTTTACCATAAACATTTTTCGAAAAATCAAAAATATTAACCTCGACCGAACGCCCTTTCCCATGAATGGTAGGATTTTCACCTGAATTAAGCATGCCGAAAAACTCCTCATTATCGATTTCAACCTTAACCAGATAAACCCCGTCTTTGGGCATTTGCTGAACATCCTGCTCAAAATCAATATTGGCAGTGGGAAAATCAAGTTTTGATCCGATATTCATACCTTTTATTACCTTGCCATCCATAAAGTAATGGTAGCCCAGCATTTTATTGGCTCTTTCAATATCACCTTCAATAAGAAACCTGCGGATTTTTGTACTGCTGACTGCAATGCCATCGAGAATAAAAGGCTCTACTTCAAAAACCTCGATATTGTATTGTTTATGCTGTTGGTTTAAAAGCTGATAAGAGCCCTGTCTGTCTTTGCCAAAACGATGGTCATAGCCGGAAACTACTGCGCTGACATCAATTTTTTTAATCAGCAGATCTTCAATAAATTCCAGATAATTCTGCTGCGAAAATTCCACAGTAAAAGGTAAAACAAGAAGATTGTCAATACCAATATTTT belongs to Sphingobacteriales bacterium and includes:
- a CDS encoding bifunctional riboflavin kinase/FAD synthetase, with amino-acid sequence MRVFTDIYNLKYEIHKPVVTIGTFDGLHLGHQKVLEKLKSVSDEKNCRNLVITFWPHPRRVLSPPDDMPKLLSTLENKIYLFENIGIDNLLVLPFTVEFSQQNYLEFIEDLLIKKIDVSAVVSGYDHRFGKDRQGSYQLLNQQHKQYNIEVFEVEPFILDGIAVSSTKIRRFLIEGDIERANKMLGYHYFMDGKVIKGMNIGSKLDFPTANIDFEQDVQQMPKDGVYLVKVEIDNEEFFGMLNSGENPTIHGKGRSVEVNIFDFSKNVYGKNITVYFLERLRDELKFNNLNELRQQMNADREISLQKISQYLKN
- a CDS encoding YraN family protein, translating into MSTHLETGRKGEEEAVKFLVKKGYQILHRNWTYDKDEIDIVAKLNELYVFVEVKSRTGTMHGFPEEAVDRSKKIRLLRAIDAYLEEYQIDNEIRIDIVSVIFDGQKTIVSHFEDAVEWMDDSEWT